The window taagattattcttatatctataatcattataattttcgttagtaacaccaacagcagtagtagtagtaatatcaacttatatcattatcactgttatcactattactgctatcattatcactgtcattgtcattgtcattgtcgttgtcactgtcataatcattatcattatcatcaccactactttttttgtattgttacttttgttattattattattaccaatattattaccatcattaatatcatcaacacaactactactaccattccTAATACAAAGAACAATAGTAGTTTCACCACAATCATTACCTTTTTGTTATCAtccatttcgaaaaaaaatatgaaagtaagaCCCCCAAGTACAAGCAATTTTCACGAAGTGTGATCTGCACGGCTCCCggtgtcttggggggggggggggtaaggtgggatcgaaaagatgatttagtaagggAGAAAAGTGTCGGGGCCCGgtctgtgtcagctatttatagttatatttatagtcTCAATTGACAGGGCTGAGAGCGGCCGTTCCTGCTCGTAGCCGTGAAAACTCAACGAACACAGATACCAGATTCGGCAAATGATACCCAGACAAAAAGAAGGTAATGGTGgtaactaattattattattttttttattattgttattgttatcataataattattatcattattattttgataatgataaacaaataacgcAAATACGCTAAAGAAGCCATAAAATAATACGACGCAGCGAAGACAGTACCGCTGGCTGACCCAACTCTTGAACCTGGAGCCAGAGAAGACAAAGAATTCGACCTGTGGGAGGAAATCTGGGGAAGGCGCAGCGGAAGGGCTGCCACCACCCAGGGTTTGGGTTTAAGGAGACCCTCCATTTTGAAATGAATTAAATTAGGGTTAATAGGTGGCGTGAGTGTCCCTCTGTTGAGCGTTGGGCACTGAAGGTATAGCGGTCATGAAAATACGACTTAAGTTTTTATCCATTTTCGTTTATTCTGTaattatatagaaataaacaggtggtatattataatgtgttatttaattaaaaaacaaataaagaacataagaaaCGAATAATGAATATTCTTTTTTACTAATTTGATTCAATAAcagatgataaataaaatatatatatatatatatatatatatatatatatatatatgaaatattgagAATGGGAGAGGTGAAATCGTCACCTTAACAAAAGTATGATATGTGCGTgtgatttatatgtaaatatatatatacatatatttatatgcatatatatatatatgtgtgtgtgtgtgtgtgtgtgtgtgtgtgtgtgtgtgtgtgtgtgtgtgtgtgtgtgtgtgtgtgtgcatgcatgcgtgtgtttgtgtgtttgtgtatatatgtatatatgtatgtgtgtgcgtgtgtgtgtgtgtgtgtgtatatatatatatatatatatatatatatatgatatatatacatatatatatatatatatatatatatatatatatatatatatatatgtgtgtgtgtgtatgtatgtatttataaatatattataaatatatatatttatgtatgtatatataaatatatcatttctttaattttactttcattagttttctctttattttatccctaaagcatttcctttcctttactacTTCATTGCATTCgtccttacttttttcttctactttcgtcttttcttttctcttctgccttACTTTCCCAATCTTTATCCCtcagattttcttcttcttcactttcccccattccttttttcttgcttctccccctccttctctcttccctcctccctcttcctcctcctcccctcctccttcctcatcgtgGCCACGAGGCCGTCGACCAGCCGTACCCTCCGTCGCTCGTCCGTCACGAAGTCGCACAGCATCACCGTCACCCTCATCTCCACGCTCTTCTCGAGGTCAAGAGTCATGCGGGTCCTCATGACCGCCAGGATCTTCCTCATGACCATCGCCATGGCTCGCTTCGTCATGCAGTCCACGCTCATGCACAGTCTCCTTACCTCGTCCATGTTCTTCGCCGCGTTCTCCAACTGACGCGTTATCTCCCTCGTCGCGTGTTCTGCGAGGGTCCCCGTTCTTCCTTCGCCCGCTCCCGGTTCCGCGAGGCGTCCTTTTATCGCGCTCACCAGGTCCTCCGCCGCCGTCGCCAGCCTCCTCTCGTCCGTCGCCGCCTCGAGGAGTGTCTTTACAATCCTCTCGATTACCTCTTCGCCCAGGATCATCGTCATCAGCTTcgtttcttcgtcctcttcgccGTCCTCCTCGTCACCGCCCTCACCACCCAAGTCCACCGAGGCCCTCTCCATCACCTGCCGCACCATTATCCCTCCCAGGCGCTGAGTCCTTGCTAGCTCCAGGACGTCTCGCGCATCCTTCGAGATCCTCCCGAGGATGTCCTTCAGCCACGCGTCGACATCGGCTGCCGGGCGCTCGATCTCGCCGCCCTCGGGCCTCGCCGCTTCCTCGCGCCGCGCTGCCTCGGGCGAGGCCATTCCTGGCGAGGGCCTCTGGCTTCCACTGCCCTCCTCctgttatgagtattatcattgctatcattatcatcattatgtttttgttGGTCTTGTTGCTATCagcataattactattaatattttcattatttttattatcactatcattattactactattattaccattatcattacagctgttgttattattactattatttccatcattcctattaccattgtcattattattattattattattattattatcataattattcttaccactattattattgttattattcaattattactattactattgttattattgctgttatcactattgtcattatcattattattataatcatcattatcattatcattattataatcatcatcatcatttttattattataatcatctttatcattattattattattatcataatcatcattatcactatcattattattatcatcattattatcataatcgtcattattatgattattatcattatcattgttctcattataatttccatttttatcattatcgttattactatttatcatgcttattgttattattattatcattattactattgttattaacattattattaatattattagaattattattattattattattattattattattattattattattatcattattatcattattattaatattattattattatcattcttattattattattattattattattattattttgattattattattgtaattatcatttaataataataattattattattattattattattattattatgattattattattattataatcatcattattattattatcattactattatcattattattattatcatcatcattattactattttaattattattattgtaattatcattaaattattattattattatcattaatagtagtagtagtagtattaagattattattatcattactattaatattattaatataattactgtaatcgttataacaatgataagaatgactagcattattattatctctatcattgataatattattgctattgctattattattattatcattattttcatttctattgttgttgttaatattatcctcataattatcatcatcattatggttatttttactattattaccattactcttattattatttttattattattgttattattattatcattattattattatcattatcattattattattgttattactttgactattattataatttctgttattatcattgttgttgttgttgttattgctgttgttgttatcatcatagtcatctatgttagtattattatcataattattattattgccatcatcattgttattatcattattatcattatcattatcattatcattatcatcattatcgttattattattattattattattattattattattattattatcatcatcatcattatcgttattattgttatcagtatcattgttattatcttaattaccatatttatcataatcgttattactatttatcttatttttattgttatggttgttatcattattatgattattat of the Penaeus chinensis breed Huanghai No. 1 chromosome 27, ASM1920278v2, whole genome shotgun sequence genome contains:
- the LOC125039598 gene encoding uncharacterized protein LOC125039598, whose amino-acid sequence is MASPEAARREEAARPEGGEIERPAADVDAWLKDILGRISKDARDVLELARTQRLGGIMVRQVMERASVDLGGEGGDEEDGEEDEETKLMTMILGEEVIERIVKTLLEAATDERRLATAAEDLVSAIKGRLAEPGAGEGRTGTLAEHATREITRQLENAAKNMDEVRRLCMSVDCMTKRAMAMVMRKILAVMRTRMTLDLEKSVEMRVTVMLCDFVTDERRRVRLVDGLVATMRKEEGRRRKREEGREKEGEKQEKRNGGK